The sequence ACTAATGAGTCCTTGAATTATTGACCATTGCTGGTGCATTTCGCGGATCAAATTTTGTTCCATGGCGGAATACCAAACAGACCGGATCATCTGTTGAGCAATGTCGGGATGATGAATGAGCCAAAATCGTTCTTGTTTCGCAATAAAAGCGCGATCGTCGTATAAAACTCGCTTGATAAATTGGGGACTCCAAACTGATTTTTTCTCAATACCAGGCAGTTGTTTTCTTAACAGCTTGTGCATCATTTTCGCTTGTTGGTTATTGTCACTCCTTCCCCAATAAATCGCTTCTGCATTGGTAAATTTGACAGTTTCTTTTGCTGTTTTTTCTTGTTGTTTCGCAGCAGGACAACTGTCTAGGGTAACTAACTCCACCTGCTGACCCTGATGAATCAAAGCCTGATAAAGACAGTCCCACAAATGAGATTGTTCATAACCTTGAATCGCTTTCAAAACACAAAAAGTTTGATAATGACTGTCTTCCGTTACTATCCTTACATCTTGGATAAACTGTTCAACAACGGCTTTGGTTTCTTTCCCTTCTAATAAGGTATTTCCCGTTTGCACAATCAAGGCTTGCATAGCTTCCATTAACGATTCTGGAAACTGAAAACTGGGGGACTGATTTTTAACTTGTCCGTAACGAGAACACCACAACCAACGGGTTAATTTCGGATCGCGCACCCGACTCATCATTTGTAATTGAGCATTGGTTTGTAAAATCCCAAAAAAGAGACAAAACTGATCGGTAAAATAATCTCGGATACTAATATCAACCCCAGCTTCTGCTGCGGGGGTATAAATCAGATAGTCGGGACAAACCATTTCAATATAACAATTCGGATCTTTCAGAAAAGTTTGAATTTCCTCATTAGCAATGGTTTTAGAATCAATCCGCAGTCCTTGTTTTCCTGTTTGCGATAATAATTGATCTAGGGCTTCTGCTTCCAGTTGGCTATCCGTACAAACAACGGGTTTAGCAGAAACTTCTGATAATTGTTCAAGTAATGGAGAGCGATCGCTGCTTTTTCCTTTTCCGTTTTCATCGCGACTTTCTTGGAGAATTTTTACGGTAAACGGTTCACTTTGATAACGATTTTCGACCTTCACTAAGGGACGCGCTTTCCCTGCTAAAGTATGGAGATAATCCACACACCAATCCGTTAGCATTCCATCTAAACAAAAAACTCGTTTTGCTTGCTGTAGGGCTTGAGAAAACCGTTGAATAATTTCCTCTCGTTTCTGTTTCAACGTTTCTCCCATTAACAAATGCGTCACCACAGCAATCGCTTCGTCAATGATGATATTTTTCCCCGCAAAGTCTTCTGGAGAAAAATGATGCAAACTATCCACACATAACGCCAGTTGTGAACTGGGAACTGAAATTAAATCAAACGCTTGTTCGGTTTGTAAATGAATAAAGCCCCAGCGTTGACAAGATTGCAGCAGTAAAGAATTACGATGTCCTAAGGCTAGCCATCCTTCCTCTCGCAACTCAGAAATCACCTTACTCAGCCAAGTGGTTTTCCCACTCCCTAAACTGGATTTAACCGCAAGAATGGTTCCTTTCTCTGGCGTTTCCCAGTCAAAATATTCTTGATTAATAATGTGGGTTGATTGATAGGTTTGATGTTGTCGAGAAGAATTTTTCGTTTCCAGTCCCGCTTCTGCTGCTAACTCCTCCACTAAGGAACGAAAGACTTTTCCTCTGGGTGTTCCATTTCCTCCCTGTAAAAAATGTCGATATTGAACCGCACCGCCTCCCACTTCACAGCCAAAACAATACCACTCTCCTGTATTCGGATTTAAACTAAACGCTGTCCCACTTTGGGATTGATGACGGGGACAATACCCGCGCCAGGTTTCCCCAAATTCCTGAAACTGGTGTCCCGACCAATTGTAAATTTGTTCAATACTGAGACGCTGCGTGGCTTCTTGCAGTCGAAAACTCAACTCATGATTCCCCTTAACCTCACTGGGGAATGGACGTATCCCAGATGTCATGACATGATGACTTTTTTGAGCTTGGGGTTGAGTCTGGCGGATGAGAAAATCACAAAGCCAAGTTGGCGCGATCGCGACCGCTTTTGCTTCTGGTGCAACTAGCCAGCGATAATGACCTGTTTCCCGATGAAATGAGGGGGGAAGAACGGATTGATGCTGATTATAGCGAAATTCGAGTAATTCTCCTGCACGGGTCGTAAAATTCTCCCACTGGGTAACAGTTTTCCGACGAAACAACTGCAACTTCTCTTGCTCGGAAGCGGGAACTTGATATAGCAGTTGACGGCGACCCGATTTTCCTGATGTCCAAGAGACGGTTTCGGGAAGTGGCGTTTCCGCAAGATTCGTTAATAATTCTTCCGCACTACTCCCATCTACATCAACAGCGAGTAACCCCCCAGAGACATCCCCCAAACGTAACCCATAACCCGAACAAAACGCATGATAAGGTTGACCCGTGCGTTTACTGATTCGTTTTTCTCCCCGCTTCAGGAGATCAGCAATTTGGTAATGAGGAATAAAGGCTTCATTTTGCCATCCGTCTCGATAAGGGCGTTTTTCCCACAAGGGTGTTAAACTCCAGTGAGACGGTAAAACCGCAAGGGCTTCCACGAGTTGTTCAGCATTAGGAACGGGTTGAAACGGAGTCCAATCAAGCATTGGGAAAAGTAGATCGTCACGACAGTATCCAACAGGAGACTAACTACTATAGCGAATCCTGATGTTAGAGTGCTAGGGAAAAGGCAACAAGAAATTTTCCCTCACCCACACTCTTGTTCAAGCCAAGATTGGGCTAAGGCTATAGCTTCCCGTGGGGTTTTGATTTTCCCTTCAATGACAGCAATTTGTAGTTCTGTGAGAAGTTCCCCAATTTGAGGAGAGGGGGATAGATCAAGCGATCGCAGCAAGTCTTTTCCTGTTACCAAAGGCTGCGGATACGCCACTGGGTCATTTGAGTTTAAATAGCGTTCAATGAGTGGTTGAACAGACTCAAGGCTTAACCCTTTCGCGATCGCAGTTAAAAGCACAACTGGAAACACTTTTCCCGCATCTTGGAAGAAAAAATATTGATCGCGCAGTGTCATTTCTGCAATGTTTTCTTCTAAGAGACGAGGAAGGAGATTTAAAGTATTCGTAACCGTCCGAATTTCCGCGCGAGAGTATTTCAAAGCCATCAGTTGGGCTTCTGCTTCTTCTGGAGAGGAGGAGACGAAACAGGCTAATTTTGCAAGGGCTTGTAACGAGTCTGATTCCCCACCGACATTATTGTCCCAAGTGGGGGGAAGGGAGGGAAACTGTTGGCTTAAGATTTCCTTGGCGGTATCGATTTGTTGGACTTTTTCTACACTTTCTTGAGTTAGATTCGGAAACCAAGGGGAAAGGACACCATCTTCCCAGGCTTGCTGTAAATAAAAACTCCCCTGAGATGTCGCGAGAAGATAAGAGAGTTCGGTTTGAATGCGTTCGGCTGCCACTGCTTGTAAACAGGGTGCAATCTCGCGGATGCTTTCACGGGTGCTTTCATCAATGGTAAAGGTCAGTTGACCCGCTTGTCGATAGGCGCGGAGTAAGCGTAGGGGATCATCTCGCAAGTTTTGCGGTGAAACCATTTTGATCACTCTGGCTTCTAAATCTTGTTTTCCCTGTAGCGGATCGATTAAGGTTTGCGATTGAAGATGATGCGCGATCGCGTTGATGGTAAAGTCTCGACGGTGTAAGTCTTGTTCTAAACTTTCCCCTTCAATTCTGGCAAAATCAACCGTTCCCTCTGCAAAGACAATTCTTGCCATATCTCGTTCTGCATCCAAGACCACAAACCCCGCCTGACAACGGTTTGCGATTTCACGCGCCAGTTCCACCGCCTGATCTTCTAGAATTAAATCAAAATCAAATGGGTCTCGTTGTCGATTTAATAGCGCGTCCCGAACTGTTCCCCCCACTAAACACGCATCCGCAGGAAGCCACGCTTGAGGAAATGGTAACTTTAAATGTGATAAGCGATCATTCATAAAACTGTTAACAAAAAACGAATCACCCACTATTCCTAAGCTAAACTAGCACTAAAAGTAAGCAGGGTGAAAAAGCATACTATGTGTATCTGTATTAACTGCCACTATGTCGATCGCTGCACGACTTATCATGCGGTAGAAACGCAGCACGAACAACCTCACCTTACGGATAATCCTGATTTTGAACCCGTTGAACCCACGGTTAACGTTAACATTCGTCCCCAAGAAGACTACATTGAAGTGGAATGGGATGTTGTCGGTTGTGAAAGTTTCCTTGAAGAAGCGGGGAAATGGGCAAAATTACGTCCTGGTGAACCCGTTCCCACTTAAGTTTCATTGAATCACTGATCAAGCGTTAAAGTTCCATCTTAAGCGATAGTCTTGTTGATTTTCGCAGGTAGTAGAATGGACATTTTAATGATTTTTTTGATCAGGATTGGGTGAAATGGGAAATTTAAAATCGGCAACAATGTGGTGCGCGATCGCGTTTGTTTTACTCTGGAATTCTGGCTTTATCGGCGCAGAATACGGTTTACCCTCTGCAGGAACATTTACGTTGTTATTCTGGCGATATCTAGTCTTAAGCCTGATCTTGTTCCTTTATCTCCAAGCAAGTCAACGTTTCTTCATTCCCGATCGCGCAACTGTTTTTCACACCGCATTAGTCGGCATTTTAGCCCATGGCGTTTGGCTGAGTTGTGTCCTCCTCGCTTTAGAACAAAATGTCCCCGCAGGAATTGTCGCGCTGGTGGTTGCCCTACAACCCCTTGTCACTGGGGCTTTCTCGGGAATTGTCGTTGGGGAACGGGTTAATTTTTGGCAGTGGTTGGGCTTAACCATTGGCTTTCTTGGGGTCGCGATCGCGGTGGGAACTCGAATCCAACTCAATAATGATGCTTCAACAATCGGTTATTTCCTGCCCTTTGGTTCTGTGATTGCCATTACGATTGCCAGCCTTTTACAACGCCGAAAAGAAATTTCACCAGAAGATCACACTCCCCTCACCGTGAGCCAAACCTTATTTTATCAAAGTCTTGCCACAAGTTTAATCCTATTTTTCCCCGCGATCGGGGTCGAGAAATTAACGATACAATGGAATCTGCCCTTCGTGGCAACTTTAAGCTGGCTGATTCTTGGAGTTTCCCTTGGTGCTTACGGTTTAATGTGGAAACTTCTTTCTGAGTTAGATGCCACACGAGTCGCGAGTTTATTTTATCTCGGTCCACCCGTTACCATGGGGATGGCTTGGCTTGCCTTTGGCGATATTCCACAACTCACGGATGTCATTGGTTTAGGAGTCGTGATTGTGGGCGTTTTCTTCGTACAACTGTCTAACAAGATTCGTTTGCAGAAGAAAATCAAGAGACAACAGAGAGATTAGAAGCTGTTTTCATTTAATTTTTGATACCCATCCTCAACAACCCCTTTTCCACGGAGAAAGCCTGTATTTGCCCCAGGACAAATATAGTTTAAAGTTTCAGAGGAAAATCGCGCTTGGAGTTTCTCAACATTTCTTAACTGTCTGCGCCAATGAAACGTTTTACGACTCACAATCGGGGTTAAATTTCCTTGCGGGTCAATTAACAAATGACGACCCGAAAATAAAACGCCACCGTGAAAAGGAACATAGAGACAAGAAGAGCCTGGAGAATAACCGCACGTCCACATTCCTGTTGCATCCCCAAGGTTAATTTCTTCTGCAAAAGAAGTTACTTTCACTTCGGGAAGCAAGTAGGCTTCCTGTTCTTGAACCATCACCTCACAGTCTAGATCAGATTGGAGTTGACGAACTCGACTCATCCCATCACGATGGGTCAGAAATAGCCAACGGACTCCACCCTGCTGCTGCAAAAATTCCTTAAAAACAGATTGTTGCGGGTCATTCCACACTGGACAATCCACTAAGATATTACCTTCATTGCCTAGAATGAAATAAGAGGTTCCCCCTAAAGTCTCTCGATTTGGAGGAAAGGCATAAATTCCTGTTAAGATTTCACGGGGAGGCTTTGGGGAGGTCGTCGTTACAGAAGACGAATTGTTGTTTGTATCAGCACACATGGGTCTAGAGTCTTGTCTGAGAAATCTGTGTCAGGATAGAAGCGGGACAACTAATGTAGCATAAACTCAGGAATTACGTCTTGTATTTTAGTAAAGTTTTCAATTTAATCATTTCTTTTTGACCGTTGGTCAATTTCGTCCATCAACTGAGTTCAATATGGATTTTTTCTTTATTTTATTACTATTAGCAGGAATTACTTATCTTTTGGTGCGTCGGAGTGCCAGTGGCTTGACAACGACTCCCATTTGGTTATTATGGTTTGTTGTCATGATTCCTGCTTTTACCTGGAGTCT comes from Halothece sp. PCC 7418 and encodes:
- a CDS encoding plasmid replication protein, CyRepA1 family, which produces MLDWTPFQPVPNAEQLVEALAVLPSHWSLTPLWEKRPYRDGWQNEAFIPHYQIADLLKRGEKRISKRTGQPYHAFCSGYGLRLGDVSGGLLAVDVDGSSAEELLTNLAETPLPETVSWTSGKSGRRQLLYQVPASEQEKLQLFRRKTVTQWENFTTRAGELLEFRYNQHQSVLPPSFHRETGHYRWLVAPEAKAVAIAPTWLCDFLIRQTQPQAQKSHHVMTSGIRPFPSEVKGNHELSFRLQEATQRLSIEQIYNWSGHQFQEFGETWRGYCPRHQSQSGTAFSLNPNTGEWYCFGCEVGGGAVQYRHFLQGGNGTPRGKVFRSLVEELAAEAGLETKNSSRQHQTYQSTHIINQEYFDWETPEKGTILAVKSSLGSGKTTWLSKVISELREEGWLALGHRNSLLLQSCQRWGFIHLQTEQAFDLISVPSSQLALCVDSLHHFSPEDFAGKNIIIDEAIAVVTHLLMGETLKQKREEIIQRFSQALQQAKRVFCLDGMLTDWCVDYLHTLAGKARPLVKVENRYQSEPFTVKILQESRDENGKGKSSDRSPLLEQLSEVSAKPVVCTDSQLEAEALDQLLSQTGKQGLRIDSKTIANEEIQTFLKDPNCYIEMVCPDYLIYTPAAEAGVDISIRDYFTDQFCLFFGILQTNAQLQMMSRVRDPKLTRWLWCSRYGQVKNQSPSFQFPESLMEAMQALIVQTGNTLLEGKETKAVVEQFIQDVRIVTEDSHYQTFCVLKAIQGYEQSHLWDCLYQALIHQGQQVELVTLDSCPAAKQQEKTAKETVKFTNAEAIYWGRSDNNQQAKMMHKLLRKQLPGIEKKSVWSPQFIKRVLYDDRAFIAKQERFWLIHHPDIAQQMIRSVWYSAMEQNLIREMHQQWSIIQGLISLNLPQFLDLEKTWTNQSLDLKQLSEKTHALGIDRKLNLNTDDQKPISLFRQLLHLIGVKLMRKNGRYQINSSLWYERDRLAILECLERRFWAFSELELLS
- a CDS encoding CCA tRNA nucleotidyltransferase, which gives rise to MNDRLSHLKLPFPQAWLPADACLVGGTVRDALLNRQRDPFDFDLILEDQAVELAREIANRCQAGFVVLDAERDMARIVFAEGTVDFARIEGESLEQDLHRRDFTINAIAHHLQSQTLIDPLQGKQDLEARVIKMVSPQNLRDDPLRLLRAYRQAGQLTFTIDESTRESIREIAPCLQAVAAERIQTELSYLLATSQGSFYLQQAWEDGVLSPWFPNLTQESVEKVQQIDTAKEILSQQFPSLPPTWDNNVGGESDSLQALAKLACFVSSSPEEAEAQLMALKYSRAEIRTVTNTLNLLPRLLEENIAEMTLRDQYFFFQDAGKVFPVVLLTAIAKGLSLESVQPLIERYLNSNDPVAYPQPLVTGKDLLRSLDLSPSPQIGELLTELQIAVIEGKIKTPREAIALAQSWLEQECG
- a CDS encoding Ycf34 family protein; translation: MCICINCHYVDRCTTYHAVETQHEQPHLTDNPDFEPVEPTVNVNIRPQEDYIEVEWDVVGCESFLEEAGKWAKLRPGEPVPT
- a CDS encoding DMT family transporter — protein: MGNLKSATMWCAIAFVLLWNSGFIGAEYGLPSAGTFTLLFWRYLVLSLILFLYLQASQRFFIPDRATVFHTALVGILAHGVWLSCVLLALEQNVPAGIVALVVALQPLVTGAFSGIVVGERVNFWQWLGLTIGFLGVAIAVGTRIQLNNDASTIGYFLPFGSVIAITIASLLQRRKEISPEDHTPLTVSQTLFYQSLATSLILFFPAIGVEKLTIQWNLPFVATLSWLILGVSLGAYGLMWKLLSELDATRVASLFYLGPPVTMGMAWLAFGDIPQLTDVIGLGVVIVGVFFVQLSNKIRLQKKIKRQQRD